One window from the genome of Mucilaginibacter ginsenosidivorans encodes:
- the panB gene encoding 3-methyl-2-oxobutanoate hydroxymethyltransferase, which translates to MSVNKEIKRVTTNSLQEMKKRGEKIAMLTAYDYSMATIVDEAGMDIILVGDSASNVMAGHETTLPITLDQMIYHASSVVRAARRALVVVDLPFGSYQGNSKEALNSAIRIMKEAGAHSVKMEGGVEIAESITRILAAGIPVMGHLGLTPQSIYKFGTYTVRAKEEAEAQKLREDALKLEELGCFGIVLEKIPAQLAREVTESIHIPTIGIGAGKYCDGQVLVIHDMLGINKGFKPRFLRQYADLNNVMNSAFKAYIDDVKAKNFPNDKEQY; encoded by the coding sequence ATGTCTGTCAATAAAGAGATCAAACGGGTTACTACCAATAGTTTGCAGGAAATGAAAAAGCGCGGCGAAAAGATAGCCATGCTTACGGCCTATGATTATTCAATGGCTACTATTGTGGACGAAGCCGGTATGGACATCATCCTCGTGGGCGATTCAGCCTCCAACGTAATGGCCGGGCACGAAACAACACTGCCCATTACACTCGACCAGATGATCTACCACGCATCGTCGGTGGTAAGGGCCGCCAGGCGGGCGCTGGTTGTTGTCGATCTGCCATTCGGTTCGTACCAGGGTAATTCAAAAGAAGCGCTCAATTCGGCCATCCGCATTATGAAAGAGGCAGGCGCGCATAGCGTTAAAATGGAAGGCGGCGTTGAAATAGCTGAATCGATCACCCGCATACTGGCAGCGGGCATACCCGTTATGGGGCATTTGGGACTTACACCGCAATCGATCTATAAGTTCGGTACTTATACCGTACGGGCCAAAGAAGAGGCCGAAGCACAAAAATTGCGCGAAGACGCGCTTAAACTGGAAGAACTGGGCTGCTTTGGTATTGTGCTGGAGAAAATACCCGCGCAGCTGGCCAGGGAAGTGACCGAAAGCATTCATATCCCGACCATCGGCATAGGCGCCGGTAAATATTGTGACGGGCAGGTGCTGGTAATACACGATATGCTTGGTATTAACAAAGGTTTTAAACCGAGATTCCTGCGACAGTACGCCGATCTGAACAATGTGATGAATTCTGCGTTTAAAGCATATATCGATGACGTGAAAGCTAAAAACTTCCCGAACGATAAAGAGCAATATTGA